The following coding sequences are from one Anolis sagrei isolate rAnoSag1 chromosome 6, rAnoSag1.mat, whole genome shotgun sequence window:
- the LOC137097317 gene encoding uncharacterized protein, with translation MWALSSICSVLWFLFPGSLGSVNLTQPTAVLALPGGSITLDCVVSGYDINRHHMHWVRQAAGKGLVYIGGFRTGDPVIVDEEFKGRVTPFTSGSTAKLRIDTLTSKDTSVYYCGIVWSLLIFLTTHQRRNRFVIMQCFSYVYSALWLFFSGGLLVVGSPGTITLTQPSEIMALPRDSLTLDCVVSGFNINDHHIHWVREAPGKGLIYIAGFRVGYDTPIANEFKGRVTPSTSGSTAKLRINMLTAEDTAVYYCTRAH, from the exons ATGTGGGCATTGAGTTCCATCTGTTCTGTCCTATGGTTCCTCTTTCCTG GTTCTTTGGGATCTGTCAATTTGACTCAGCCGACTGCTGTGCTAGCACTCCCTGGTGGCTCCATCACATTGGACTGTGTAGTATCAGGGTATGATATCAACAGGCACCACATGCACTGGGTTCGACAAGCAGCTGGGAAAGGACTCGTCTATATAGGAGGCTTCAGAACTGGAGACCCTGTAATAGTTGATGAAGAATTTAAGGGACGTGTGACTCCCTTCACAAGTGGCAGTACAGCAAAACTAAGGATAGACACCCTGACATCTAAAGACACTTCGGTCTACTACTGTGGAA TTGTGTGGTCACTCCTCATATTCCTTACCACCCATCAAAGGAGGAATAGATTTGTTATTATGCAGTGTTTCAGCTATGTTTATTCAGCCTTGTGGCTCTTCTTCTCAG gTGGTCTCCTTGTAGTGGGCTCACCTGGAACCATCACCCTGACACAACCCAGTGAGATCATGGCATTACCAAGAGATTCTCTAACTCTGGACTGTGTGGTATCTGGATTCAATATTAATGATCATCACATTCATTGGGTGCGCGAAGCTCCTGGGAAAGGTCTCATCTATATAGCAGGCTTTAGGGTGGGGTATGACACACCTATTGCCAATGAATTTAAGGGACGTGTGACCCCCTCAACAAGTGGATCTACGGCAAAGCTAAGAATAAATATGCTTACAGCTGAAGACACCGCTGTCTATTATTGTACAAGAGCACACTGA